One window of the Trifolium pratense cultivar HEN17-A07 linkage group LG2, ARS_RC_1.1, whole genome shotgun sequence genome contains the following:
- the LOC123910941 gene encoding uncharacterized protein LOC123910941, whose protein sequence is MDLNSSPSQLNQSNVDANDNSCHQNESAEFSLKPNQTMDLNSSPSQLNLSSFDANDNSCHQFREKTMDGHEPTDLLVHTVEASAVPELLRKKTTLKRAVVLGLFKEYPMKGKSLGRPKALKIGHEKAKTEFQGTVVIVGGTGDNDGDESQIVRAEKIVEEIPLPTGIEMKKILEFEFPPEDIGNVLQFLEFYRVFGKALDFKKGEAGLILRSLTRMQNMRYVHNTLAIEFQVGLLSLIVSDSDMQPASITASNGKSSWLNVIKNIIAESDCALKDFPLDWLNRGISGYYDLDLSQKLVLLNFICDEALGTKTLRTYIDSQNATFTEEKKAAKSKVADAKGKERNLKLKLLNETAKAVMSTELQDEKGKAVISTEVQDEMAEDIMSTEAQDEMAEAVMSTEVQDEMADTVMTTEASLPNSDHETLLANLKSDADKAHTDLLEAKGAIRKWKKCCDAVRVEPEYMDTSGRAFWKLGCCNDEYSFLLQDVKREDGDSVEADEKWFFFGAEQKDEVNKYIASKRKFGYQS, encoded by the exons AACGAATCGGCTGAATTTTCactcaaaccaaaccaaacaatGGATCTCAATTCATCTCCATCACAGCTCAATCTGAGCAGTTTTGATGCCAATGACAATTCTTGTCACCAG TTCCGGGAGAAGACAATGGATGGTCATGAACCTACTGATTTGCTGGTTCATACAGTCGAGGCCTCTGCTGTGCCAGAATTGCTCAGAAAGAAGACTACGTTGAAAAGG GCGGTTGTACTAGGTCTATTCAAAGAGTACCCTATGAAGGGAAAATCGTTAGGTCGACCTAAGGCTTTAAAGATTGGACATGAGAAAGCTAAAACAGAATTCCAAGGCACTGTTGTTATCGTTGGTGGTACTGGTGACAATGATGGTGACGAATCTCAAATTGTGCGTGCAGAAAAAATTGTCGAAGAAATTCCTTTGCCCACTGGCATCGAGATGAAAAAGatattagaatttgaatttCCACCAGAAGATATTGGAAATGTGTTGCAGTTTTTAGAGTTCTACAGAGTGTTCGGAAAG GCTCTTGACTTCAAGAAAGGAGAAGCAGGATTGATTTTGAGATCATTGACACGCATGCAAAATATGCGATACGTACATAATACTCTGGCGATTGAGTTCCAAGTTGGACTATTGTCTCTAATAGTATCTGACTCAGATATGCA GCCTGCATCCATAACTGCCAGCAATGGCAAAAGCTCATGGTTGAATGTTATTAAGAATATAATTGCTGAGTCTGATTGTGCACTGAAGGATTTTCCGTTGGATTGGCTCAATAGAGGCATCAGCGGCTATTATGATTTGGACTTGTCTCAAAAACTCGTCCTTCTGAATTTCATATGTGATGAAGCTCTGGGAACAAA GACGCTAAGGACATACATTGATTCTCAAAATGCAACATTTACTGAAGAAAAGAAAGCAGCAAAATCGAAGGTTGCTGATGCTAAGGGAAAG gaaAGAAATCTAAAGTTAAAGCTGCTAAATGAAACAGCGAAAGCTGTTATGTCAACTGAGTTGCAAGATGAGAAGGGAAAAGCTGTTATATCAACTGAGGTGCAAGATGAGATGGCCGAAGATATTATGTCAACTGAGGCGCAAGATGAGATGGCCGAAGCTGTTATGTCAACTGAGGTGCAAGATGAGATGGCAGACACTGTTATGACAACTGAGGCTAGCCTTCCAAATTCAGATCATGAAACTCTTCTTGCAAACTTAAAAAGTGATGCAGATAAAGCTCATACTGATTTGCTTGAGGCAAAGGGAGCAATTCGTAAAT GGAAGAAATGTTGTGATGCTGTGAGAGTCGAGCCTGAGTACATGGATACCAGTGGCAGGGCATTCTGGAAATTAGGATGCTGTAACGATGAATATTCCTTCTTGTTACAAG ATGTCAAGAGAGAAGATGGAGATTCTGTTGAAGCTGATGAAAAATGGTTCTTTTTTGGAGCTGAACAGAAGGATGAGGTTAATAAGTATATTGCCTCGAAGAGAAAGTTTGGTTACCAAAGCTGA